One window from the genome of Diabrotica virgifera virgifera chromosome 6, PGI_DIABVI_V3a encodes:
- the LOC126885817 gene encoding uncharacterized protein PF3D7_1120000-like codes for MKKFLEKGKGYESDSSTTDEGTKRKMREGDNENEEREEHAKSRKLSTNSPQKKYESKLDTIIEMMSKLSNDVTEIKKDQKSSKEAIEQLIEDNRKLKNENKQLKQENKEIKEELKEIKENMEFMEKQRRKNNVVMNGLTIDTYEQGAIKEAMLNLFKGHMEIEVKIKNAYKLGTKTCLIEPEDQEDKIKVMKNKSKLKNYKEEKIYINNDTTMREREIQKTIRMIAREERDKGNEVKIGTDKLWVNNEEWKWNNKEDKIEKSKN; via the coding sequence atgaaaaagtttTTGGAGAAAGGAAAAGGTTATGAGAGTGATAGCTCGACAACGGACGAaggtacaaaaagaaaaatgagaGAGGGGGACAACGAAAATGAGGAGAGAGAAGAGCACGCGAAGAGCAGAAAGCTTTCAACGAATTCACCACAAAAAAAGTACGAATCAAAACTAGATACCATAATCGAAATGATGAGTAAATTGTCAAACGATGTCACAGAGATAAAGAAAGACCAAAAGAGCAGTAAAGAAGCAATAGAACAGCTCATTGAAGATAACCGAAAGTTGAAGAACGAGAACAAACAACTTAAACAAGAAAACAAGGAAATCAAAGAGGAATTGAAAGAaataaaggaaaatatggaaTTTATGGAAAAACAACGGAGGAAGAACAACGTAGTAATGAATGGATTAACAATAGACACCTATGAACAAGGAGCAATAAAAGAGGCGATGCTGAATTTGTTCAAAGGACATATGGAAATTGaggtcaaaataaaaaatgcatacaAGTTGGGAACAAAAACCTGTCTGATTGAACCAGAAGACCAGGAAGACAAAATCAAAGTCATGAAGAATAAGTCCAAGCTAAAAAATTACAaggaagaaaaaatatatatcaacaATGACACCacaatgagagaaagagaaatacaaaaaactATCCGGATGATCGCACGAGAAGAGAGAGATAAAGGTAATGAGGTAAAAATTGGTACAGATAAACTCTGGGTAAATAATGAAGAATGGAAATGGAATAATAAAGAAGATAAGatagaaaaatcaaaaaactaa